Proteins from one candidate division KSB1 bacterium genomic window:
- a CDS encoding sugar transferase, with protein sequence MTRNLKVKSKRHATRPGERALLTTFWLPSFASLVDMLAVVAAALTSYYIRFYSYLNYWLPPDWQPKVRNYALFGLLLGLIYTLVSWSYRSYASKLRVPLEQEVGRIIRGSLLSMGVVMAGIFFYREFDYSRAVFLMTLVLMMPALIIARTIYQRLQSMLFKRGIGVQRIALWGRGDVAAKLWHDFEHGRAQGFELVGAIGKPPIANAPSLGEVAAIKSLVFEHDLDLIVMAPPPGEEEAMNDVLRASEGITVELLYCPAAIEITRSRIRVTEVGGRPILRLKTIPMSGWRYIVKRATDFGFAAIFLLCFSWLYALIAAIVYLDSGKPIFYRQPRVGMDGSEFDVIKFRTMRTDSEAKSGPVWAVKGDTRYTRIGGFLRRWSLDELPQIWSVFRGHMSLVGPRPERPFFVEQFSQRIPQYLDRHRVKSGLTGWAQVNGLRGSDSTIEARTEADLYYIENWNLWLDLRILVRTILTVIRGDGAM encoded by the coding sequence ATGACGCGCAATCTCAAAGTGAAGTCGAAACGTCACGCCACCCGCCCGGGCGAACGCGCATTGCTGACCACGTTCTGGCTGCCCTCCTTCGCCAGCCTGGTCGATATGCTCGCCGTCGTCGCCGCGGCACTGACGTCCTACTATATCCGCTTCTATTCCTACCTGAATTACTGGCTGCCGCCGGACTGGCAGCCCAAAGTCCGCAACTATGCCCTGTTCGGTCTGCTGCTCGGCCTGATCTATACCCTCGTCTCCTGGTCCTACCGTAGCTACGCATCCAAGCTCCGCGTCCCGCTCGAACAGGAAGTCGGGCGCATCATCCGCGGCTCCCTGCTGAGTATGGGCGTCGTGATGGCGGGGATCTTCTTCTATCGCGAGTTCGACTACTCGCGGGCCGTCTTCCTCATGACACTCGTGCTCATGATGCCCGCGCTGATCATCGCCCGCACGATCTACCAGCGATTGCAGTCCATGCTGTTCAAACGCGGAATCGGCGTGCAGCGAATCGCCCTCTGGGGTCGCGGTGACGTGGCCGCCAAACTCTGGCATGACTTCGAGCATGGCCGCGCGCAGGGCTTCGAACTCGTCGGCGCCATCGGCAAGCCCCCCATCGCCAATGCCCCCTCGCTGGGAGAGGTCGCCGCCATCAAAAGCCTCGTCTTCGAACACGACCTCGATCTGATCGTAATGGCTCCGCCGCCGGGCGAAGAAGAGGCCATGAATGACGTGCTGCGCGCTTCCGAAGGCATCACCGTCGAGTTGCTCTACTGCCCCGCCGCGATCGAGATTACCCGCTCCCGTATCCGGGTCACCGAAGTCGGCGGACGGCCCATTCTGCGGTTGAAGACCATTCCCATGTCCGGCTGGCGATATATCGTCAAGCGAGCGACCGACTTCGGCTTCGCGGCAATCTTCCTCCTCTGCTTTAGCTGGCTCTATGCCCTCATCGCCGCCATCGTGTATCTCGACAGCGGTAAACCCATCTTCTATCGGCAGCCACGCGTCGGCATGGACGGCAGCGAATTCGACGTCATTAAGTTCCGCACCATGCGCACCGACTCCGAAGCCAAGAGCGGTCCCGTCTGGGCCGTCAAAGGCGATACCCGCTACACCCGAATCGGCGGCTTCCTGCGCCGCTGGTCGCTCGATGAACTCCCGCAAATCTGGAGCGTCTTCCGCGGCCACATGTCGCTCGTCGGTCCGCGACCCGAACGCCCGTTCTTTGTCGAACAATTCTCCCAACGGATTCCGCAATATCTCGATCGCCATCGGGTGAAATCCGGACTCACCGGCTGGGCGCAGGTCAACGGCTTACGCGGCAGTGACTCCACCATCGAAGCCCGCACCGAAGCCGATCTCTACTATATCGAAAATTGGAACCTCTGGCTCGACCTGAGAATCCTCGTCCGTACTATCCTGACCGTTATCCGCGGCGATGGCGCCATGTAA
- a CDS encoding glutamine synthetase beta-grasp domain-containing protein, translating into MTNLLDDSEPAHWPAPLLERLLNKPAALWQADDLVALAREYGIRLVALMHVGGDGWLKTLDFAPRDLHHFRDVLSGGERCDGSSLFGMMGINPGASDIVLRPQIATAFMDPFREGTLCVLCAHYGRDGKPLPESPDTILRKAAARLKTLTNVEMTALGEVEYFLGKKAGEEDFYGAADRGYHSAAPFVFGESLRRDALTSLAEMGVAIKYGHSEVGYVPTGEKEDRIWEQHEIELQLAPLVQSAYAVTLTHWVLRNLAYRASMRLSLEPVLQQGHPGNGLHFHFSPMVDTQHLEIGQENNKLPESATWLIAGLVRYGGTLMAFGNRESTSFLRLSQAKEAPSSVTWGRYNRKALVRLPIVATDEQGRLVSPETIEFRLSDGSAHPQLLLAGIAQTMCAARAMPDPRKLLATTEAEHVSANDNVMRIPKGFHEVAAVLKRDREVFEADGVFPPHVIEHTIDQLDRKHAMTL; encoded by the coding sequence ATGACAAACCTCCTCGACGACTCCGAACCCGCGCACTGGCCCGCGCCGCTGCTCGAACGTCTGCTGAACAAGCCCGCCGCGCTGTGGCAAGCCGATGATCTGGTCGCGCTCGCCCGCGAATACGGCATCCGCCTCGTCGCGCTGATGCACGTCGGCGGCGACGGCTGGCTGAAAACGCTCGACTTCGCCCCGCGTGATCTGCATCATTTCCGCGATGTGCTGAGCGGCGGCGAACGCTGCGATGGCTCCTCCCTGTTCGGCATGATGGGCATCAATCCCGGCGCGTCCGACATCGTGCTCCGTCCGCAAATCGCGACCGCGTTCATGGACCCGTTCCGCGAAGGCACACTCTGTGTTCTCTGCGCGCACTATGGTCGCGACGGCAAACCGCTGCCCGAATCCCCCGACACGATTCTGCGCAAAGCCGCCGCGCGGCTGAAGACGCTCACCAATGTCGAGATGACTGCACTGGGCGAAGTCGAATATTTCCTCGGCAAAAAAGCCGGCGAAGAAGATTTCTACGGCGCCGCCGACCGCGGCTATCACTCCGCCGCGCCGTTCGTGTTCGGCGAGAGCCTGCGCCGCGATGCGCTGACCTCGCTCGCAGAAATGGGCGTCGCCATCAAGTACGGCCACAGCGAAGTTGGCTATGTCCCCACCGGCGAAAAAGAGGACCGCATCTGGGAGCAGCACGAAATCGAGCTGCAACTCGCGCCGCTCGTGCAGAGCGCTTACGCCGTTACGCTCACGCATTGGGTGCTGCGCAATCTCGCCTATCGCGCGAGCATGCGGCTCTCCCTCGAACCCGTGTTGCAGCAGGGACATCCCGGCAACGGCTTGCATTTTCATTTCTCGCCGATGGTTGACACTCAGCATCTCGAAATCGGCCAGGAAAACAACAAACTGCCGGAGTCCGCGACCTGGCTGATCGCCGGACTCGTGCGTTACGGCGGTACGCTGATGGCCTTCGGCAATCGCGAATCCACCTCGTTCCTGCGACTGTCGCAAGCCAAGGAAGCCCCAAGTTCCGTGACCTGGGGCCGCTACAACCGTAAAGCGCTGGTGAGACTGCCCATCGTGGCCACCGACGAACAGGGCCGACTCGTCTCGCCCGAAACCATCGAGTTCCGCCTCTCCGACGGCTCCGCCCATCCGCAACTCCTGCTCGCGGGGATCGCGCAGACCATGTGCGCCGCGCGCGCCATGCCCGATCCACGAAAACTGCTCGCGACGACCGAAGCCGAACATGTCTCCGCGAACGACAACGTGATGCGCATTCCCAAAGGCTTCCACGAAGTCGCCGCCGTCCTCAAACGCGACCGTGAAGTCTTCGAAGCCGACGGCGTCTTTCCCCCGCACGTTATCGAGCACACCATCGACCAGCTCGACCGCAAACACGCCATGACGCTCTAA
- a CDS encoding tetratricopeptide repeat protein has protein sequence MSLAIAELEAAAAQNPEDADAQFALGRAYLMTERFNEAVARLEHAVSLEPAQYPWIYYLASAYGMNRQYRESVKSWEHYLHHHPDHADAHAKHGIILAKLHKYDDSILAFTKAIERDPDNPFHRYFLGLSLQEVERFEEALTAFSDSISRRADFADAHYWQGIMFGMLGHVAPAIEALKNCVALNPEHLDAQFNLCIAYAIDGRIGEAKLQYELVKGMDAELGKELFEKVFNSQPAS, from the coding sequence ATGTCCCTCGCGATCGCCGAACTCGAAGCCGCCGCCGCACAAAATCCTGAAGATGCCGACGCGCAGTTCGCACTGGGACGGGCCTATCTGATGACCGAACGCTTCAACGAGGCCGTCGCGCGGCTGGAACATGCGGTGAGCTTGGAACCCGCGCAGTATCCCTGGATCTACTATCTCGCCTCGGCCTACGGCATGAACCGCCAATATCGTGAGTCCGTCAAATCCTGGGAACACTACCTTCACCATCACCCGGATCATGCCGACGCTCACGCCAAGCACGGCATTATCCTGGCCAAGCTGCATAAGTACGACGACTCAATTCTGGCCTTCACCAAGGCCATCGAGCGGGATCCCGACAACCCGTTTCATCGTTACTTTCTCGGCCTCAGCCTGCAGGAAGTCGAACGCTTTGAAGAGGCCCTGACCGCCTTCAGCGATTCCATCAGCCGCCGCGCCGACTTCGCCGATGCCCACTACTGGCAGGGAATCATGTTTGGCATGCTCGGACATGTCGCGCCCGCCATCGAAGCCCTGAAGAACTGCGTCGCCCTGAACCCGGAACACCTCGACGCGCAGTTTAACCTCTGTATCGCTTACGCCATTGATGGACGCATCGGCGAAGCCAAGCTCCAGTATGAACTGGTCAAAGGCATGGATGCGGAGCTCGGCAAGGAGCTCTTCGAGAAAGTCTTCAATTCTCAGCCCGCTTCGTAA
- a CDS encoding AAA-associated domain-containing protein has protein sequence MKFKTEDIPQADNLSSVLRVVEGVHSGRNSYQELSSEIGMVERQGRYYRRAAEILGFIQNHDNHSVLTRRGAQYVAASNQQRQVLLANAILSARLIQRVLPFLEAKQNVTRMELTNFMREITVSTGASMLPRRVNTVINWLKAVDMLRAVGNHLVFGQLPEHVTLICYNDVSEPILPRNYDLQEYRDLAALTEKSNRVIEYFVDEAKRDRANTRHRMLTNLVASKVRASGAMPRSNRFVDMAARIGNQDYIFEMKSSTVSNMHAQIRRGISQLFEYRYLQRAPRAKLVLVLEEQINEPLQWMADYVVEDRGILLVWDGDNRLHCPQSIRSQVGFLL, from the coding sequence GTTGTGGAGGGCGTTCACTCAGGAAGAAATTCGTATCAGGAACTATCCTCGGAAATTGGTATGGTCGAAAGGCAGGGGCGTTACTATCGCCGCGCAGCGGAAATACTTGGCTTCATACAGAATCATGACAATCATTCGGTCCTGACACGCAGGGGCGCTCAGTATGTTGCGGCATCAAACCAACAACGGCAGGTCCTCTTAGCGAATGCCATCTTGTCAGCTCGACTGATTCAACGAGTTCTGCCCTTTCTTGAAGCCAAACAAAATGTCACTCGGATGGAACTGACCAATTTTATGCGTGAGATCACAGTTAGTACCGGTGCATCAATGTTGCCCCGACGAGTGAACACAGTCATAAACTGGCTGAAAGCGGTTGACATGCTCCGTGCTGTCGGAAATCATCTTGTATTCGGACAGCTCCCAGAGCATGTCACCCTTATTTGCTATAATGACGTAAGCGAGCCCATTCTGCCGCGCAACTACGATCTCCAAGAGTATAGGGACTTGGCCGCATTGACAGAGAAATCAAACAGGGTTATCGAGTACTTTGTTGATGAAGCCAAACGAGATAGGGCTAACACAAGGCATCGGATGTTAACCAATTTGGTTGCGTCCAAGGTCCGAGCGTCCGGAGCTATGCCGAGATCCAATCGATTTGTAGATATGGCCGCTCGTATAGGAAATCAGGATTACATCTTCGAGATGAAATCATCCACTGTTAGTAATATGCATGCTCAAATTCGGCGTGGTATATCTCAGTTATTCGAGTATCGTTATCTTCAACGAGCGCCACGTGCTAAGCTCGTGCTCGTGCTTGAAGAGCAAATCAATGAGCCACTGCAATGGATGGCAGACTATGTTGTCGAAGATCGTGGGATTCTTCTTGTCTGGGATGGCGATAACCGACTTCACTGTCCTCAAAGCATTCGTTCACAGGTTGGATTTCTGCTGTGA